In Halosegnis marinus, one genomic interval encodes:
- a CDS encoding Sjogren's syndrome/scleroderma autoantigen 1 family protein: MSDFDREAEREKLREQFEQDKRKREQSERMSELLLKGATMTNKHCDRCGDPVFRWDGQEFCPTCQGGPGGQPEAGQAGQEQAEQARQAGQAQQGEPASQEGVEATPEPEGRGEPQPTEVPEQAEARQPTEPAPEPSPEPTTPARPERTGRADDDVTAARASLARTLSEMAAQAESADDLAATREYLAAAKEAAEALDAADRL; the protein is encoded by the coding sequence ATGAGCGACTTCGACCGCGAGGCGGAGCGGGAGAAACTGCGCGAGCAGTTCGAGCAGGACAAGCGCAAGCGCGAGCAGTCCGAGCGCATGTCCGAACTCCTGCTCAAGGGCGCGACGATGACGAACAAACACTGCGACCGCTGTGGCGACCCCGTCTTCCGGTGGGACGGACAGGAGTTCTGCCCGACGTGTCAGGGCGGGCCGGGGGGTCAGCCCGAGGCGGGACAGGCCGGACAGGAACAGGCTGAGCAGGCCCGGCAGGCCGGACAGGCGCAGCAGGGCGAACCGGCGTCACAGGAAGGTGTCGAGGCGACGCCGGAACCGGAGGGGAGAGGGGAGCCGCAGCCGACCGAGGTTCCCGAACAGGCCGAGGCGCGCCAGCCGACCGAGCCGGCGCCCGAGCCGAGTCCCGAGCCGACCACACCCGCACGGCCCGAACGCACCGGGCGCGCGGACGACGACGTGACCGCCGCGCGGGCCTCGCTCGCGCGGACGCTCTCAGAGATGGCGGCACAGGCGGAGAGCGCCGACGACCTCGCGGCGACCCGCGAGTACCTCGCCGCGGCGAAGGAGGCCGCCGAGGCGCTGGACGCGGCCGACCGCCTCTAG
- a CDS encoding cation:proton antiporter regulatory subunit, with product MTVYETDVPGVGRKFELDLDAGGRAVVLLHHNGRVELFRRASEDADSERLLDLSSDESNRLGSILEGAYFESVDTDELAVPLGDAVLEWTEVRDDSRVAGQTLAGADLRNVAGVSVIAVQRGPDTTPNPDADFELRAGDILVTLGTREEQERFKDRCT from the coding sequence ATGACCGTCTACGAGACCGACGTGCCGGGCGTCGGCCGGAAGTTCGAACTCGACCTCGACGCGGGCGGGCGCGCGGTCGTCCTCCTCCACCACAACGGCCGCGTGGAGCTGTTCCGCCGCGCGAGCGAGGACGCCGACTCAGAACGCCTGCTCGACCTCTCCAGCGACGAGTCCAACCGGCTCGGCTCCATCCTCGAAGGGGCGTACTTCGAGAGCGTCGACACCGACGAACTCGCGGTGCCGCTCGGCGACGCCGTGCTGGAGTGGACCGAGGTGCGCGACGACTCGCGGGTCGCGGGACAGACGCTCGCGGGCGCGGACCTGCGCAACGTCGCCGGCGTCTCCGTCATCGCGGTCCAGCGCGGCCCGGACACGACGCCGAACCCCGACGCCGACTTCGAACTCCGCGCCGGCGACATCCTCGTCACGCTCGGCACCCGCGAGGAGCAGGAGCGGTTCAAGGACCGCTGTACCTGA
- a CDS encoding cation:proton antiporter, whose product MAAVLLEAGIVFAALAVGGAVAARVDQSVIPAYIVAGLLLGPASPIAPLRLVETTEFIELLRELGVVLLLFFIGLEFNLSRLAAARTKVLRAGGIDMGLNGLVGLGLGLAFGFSVFESVLLAGVVAISSSAVITKSLIDLGWIADPESEAILGVLVAEDIVVAVYLAVVAAVAVGGTPASIGRSLAVSLAVVAALVLLAARGTALLERLFETDSDELFLLRTVGLAALVGGLALSAGVSEAVAAFFLGAAVGTTSHVGRIERLIVSERDLYAAVFFFAVGLETDLGALGAVALPLVVLVVLSAASKLVSGYVGGRAYGLDERRSTRVALALVARGEFSLVIAAIALSVGATELVALTVGYVLVMSVLGTTLMRYSGRIERTVVARLTPSSPA is encoded by the coding sequence ATGGCGGCCGTCCTGCTGGAGGCCGGCATCGTCTTCGCGGCGCTCGCCGTCGGCGGCGCGGTCGCCGCGCGCGTCGACCAGTCCGTCATCCCGGCGTACATCGTCGCCGGCCTCCTCCTCGGCCCGGCCTCGCCGATAGCACCCCTGCGGCTGGTGGAGACGACGGAGTTCATCGAACTGCTGCGCGAACTCGGCGTCGTCCTCCTGCTCTTCTTCATCGGGCTGGAGTTCAACCTCTCGCGGCTGGCCGCGGCCCGGACGAAGGTGCTTCGTGCCGGCGGCATCGACATGGGGCTCAACGGCCTCGTGGGGCTGGGACTGGGCCTCGCGTTCGGCTTCTCCGTCTTCGAGTCCGTCCTGCTCGCGGGCGTCGTCGCCATCTCCTCGTCGGCCGTCATCACGAAGTCGCTCATCGACCTCGGGTGGATCGCCGACCCGGAGAGCGAGGCCATCCTCGGCGTGCTCGTCGCGGAGGACATCGTCGTCGCCGTCTACCTCGCCGTCGTCGCCGCCGTCGCCGTCGGGGGGACGCCCGCGAGCATCGGGCGGTCGCTCGCCGTCTCGCTGGCCGTCGTCGCCGCGCTCGTCCTGCTCGCGGCCCGCGGCACGGCACTGCTCGAACGGCTGTTCGAGACCGACTCGGACGAACTGTTCCTCCTCCGGACGGTCGGCCTCGCCGCGCTCGTCGGGGGGCTCGCGCTCTCCGCCGGCGTCAGCGAGGCCGTCGCGGCGTTCTTCCTCGGCGCGGCCGTCGGCACGACCTCCCACGTCGGGCGCATCGAGCGGCTCATCGTCAGCGAGCGGGACCTCTACGCCGCCGTGTTCTTCTTCGCCGTCGGGCTGGAGACGGACCTCGGGGCGCTCGGGGCCGTCGCCCTCCCGCTCGTCGTCCTGGTCGTCCTCTCGGCCGCCTCGAAGCTCGTCTCGGGGTACGTCGGCGGGCGCGCCTACGGGCTGGACGAGCGCCGGTCGACCCGGGTCGCGCTCGCGCTGGTCGCCCGCGGGGAGTTCTCGCTGGTCATCGCCGCCATCGCCCTCTCTGTCGGCGCGACCGAACTCGTCGCGCTCACCGTCGGCTACGTCCTCGTGATGAGCGTCCTCGGCACGACGCTGATGCGCTACTCCGGGCGCATCGAGCGAACCGTCGTCGCGCGGCTCACACCGTCGTCGCCAGCGTGA
- a CDS encoding dolichol kinase — MRAEVERRLVHATGAAFPLAYALDLLPYAALRLLLSVAVAVAAVLEALRLSGRVRWAFFDRLTREYERSAPAGYALYLLSMAAVAWLFAPDAAIPAMLMLALGDPVSGLLSTGGLRPAKRGFVLLAMFGVCTLLALPFVGSVPAIAGAAAATLADGVKPVVAGYVVDDNLTIPPAAALAITLATTV, encoded by the coding sequence ATGCGCGCGGAGGTCGAGCGCCGCCTCGTCCACGCGACGGGGGCCGCGTTCCCCCTCGCGTACGCGCTCGACCTGCTCCCGTACGCGGCCCTGCGACTCCTCCTCTCCGTCGCCGTCGCCGTCGCCGCCGTGCTGGAGGCGCTCCGCCTCTCCGGGCGCGTCCGCTGGGCGTTCTTCGACCGCCTCACCCGCGAGTACGAACGGTCGGCCCCGGCGGGCTACGCGCTGTATCTCCTCTCGATGGCGGCCGTCGCGTGGCTGTTCGCGCCCGACGCGGCGATACCCGCGATGCTGATGCTCGCGCTCGGCGACCCCGTGTCGGGGCTCCTCTCGACGGGCGGGCTCCGGCCCGCGAAGCGGGGGTTCGTCCTCCTCGCGATGTTCGGGGTGTGTACCCTGCTCGCGCTCCCGTTCGTGGGGAGCGTGCCGGCCATCGCGGGCGCGGCCGCCGCGACGCTCGCGGACGGCGTGAAGCCCGTCGTCGCGGGTTACGTCGTGGACGACAACCTCACCATTCCGCCCGCCGCCGCCCTCGCGATCACGCTGGCGACGACGGTGTGA
- the glyS gene encoding glycine--tRNA ligase — translation MSEELETVAELAKRRGFFFRSSEAYGGVAGFFTYGPQGAALKRNIEDAWRDRFVTREGNMEISAPDVMPEPVFESSGHLDGFDDMIVECPDCGASHRADHLVEDNSEYEDAEALGVERVAELLGELDVACPACGASLADEPVDDFNLMFETAIGPGTSQPGYLRPETAQGIFVEFPRLKEYARGKLPFGVAQVGTAWRNEISPRRGLIRVREFTQAELEQFIDPETDEPPLDEVADVSVPLYSAEAQSGDGGIETYTVGEAVEAGVIESDWIAYYLGVARDWYASVGIDMDRFRYRQHLAGERAHYAADCWDAEVEVDGEWIEATGFAYRSDYDLSNHAAGSGEDFTVFRQYDEPRTVERATVDPDMATLGPEFGGAAADVAAALDDLAARDPDAFDGDAVEVEVDGEPYEVDTDVANFSVETVTESGEHVTPHVVEPSFGIGRLFYAALIHSYREDEVDGEARTYLDLPAELAPTFACVAPLVSNDEGIVERAEEVRERLRAAGFEVAYDESGSIGRRYRRQDEVGTPVCVTVDHETLEQAEYDDATVTLRDRDTTAQARVRAADLPALLTELRAGTDFAALSEREDVHPL, via the coding sequence ATGAGCGAGGAGCTGGAGACGGTCGCGGAGCTCGCAAAGCGGCGGGGCTTCTTCTTCCGGTCGTCGGAGGCGTACGGCGGCGTCGCCGGCTTCTTCACCTACGGCCCGCAGGGCGCCGCGCTGAAGCGCAACATCGAGGACGCCTGGCGCGACCGCTTCGTCACCCGCGAGGGCAACATGGAGATATCGGCGCCCGACGTGATGCCGGAGCCGGTGTTCGAGTCGTCGGGCCACCTCGACGGCTTCGACGACATGATCGTGGAGTGTCCCGACTGCGGCGCCTCCCACCGGGCCGACCACCTCGTCGAGGACAACTCGGAGTACGAGGACGCGGAGGCGCTCGGCGTCGAGCGCGTCGCCGAACTGCTCGGCGAACTCGACGTCGCGTGTCCGGCCTGCGGCGCGTCGCTCGCGGACGAGCCGGTGGACGACTTCAACCTCATGTTCGAAACGGCCATCGGCCCGGGCACCTCGCAGCCGGGGTACCTCCGCCCGGAGACGGCACAGGGCATCTTCGTTGAGTTCCCGCGGCTGAAGGAGTACGCCCGCGGCAAGCTCCCCTTCGGCGTCGCCCAGGTCGGCACGGCGTGGCGCAACGAGATATCCCCCCGCCGGGGTCTCATCCGCGTCCGCGAGTTCACGCAGGCGGAGCTCGAACAGTTCATCGACCCCGAGACGGACGAGCCACCCCTCGACGAGGTCGCGGACGTGTCGGTGCCGCTCTACTCGGCCGAGGCGCAGAGCGGCGACGGCGGCATCGAGACGTACACCGTCGGCGAGGCGGTCGAGGCGGGCGTCATCGAGTCGGACTGGATAGCCTACTACCTCGGCGTCGCGCGCGACTGGTACGCCTCCGTCGGCATCGACATGGACCGCTTCCGCTACCGCCAGCACCTCGCCGGCGAGCGCGCCCACTACGCCGCGGACTGCTGGGACGCCGAGGTCGAGGTCGACGGCGAGTGGATCGAGGCGACCGGCTTCGCCTACCGGAGTGACTACGACCTCTCGAACCACGCCGCGGGCTCGGGCGAGGACTTCACCGTCTTCCGGCAGTACGACGAGCCGCGAACGGTCGAGCGGGCGACCGTGGACCCGGACATGGCGACGCTCGGCCCGGAGTTCGGCGGCGCGGCCGCCGACGTGGCCGCGGCGCTGGACGACCTCGCGGCCCGCGACCCCGACGCCTTCGACGGCGACGCGGTCGAAGTCGAGGTGGACGGCGAGCCGTACGAGGTGGACACGGACGTGGCGAACTTCTCCGTCGAGACGGTGACGGAGTCGGGCGAACACGTCACGCCGCACGTCGTGGAGCCCTCCTTCGGCATCGGTCGGCTGTTCTACGCCGCACTCATCCACTCCTATCGCGAGGACGAGGTTGACGGCGAGGCGCGCACGTACCTCGACCTCCCGGCCGAACTCGCGCCGACGTTCGCCTGCGTCGCGCCGCTCGTCTCCAACGACGAGGGCATCGTCGAGCGGGCCGAGGAGGTCCGCGAGCGCCTGCGCGCGGCCGGCTTCGAGGTGGCGTACGACGAGTCCGGCTCCATCGGCCGGCGCTACCGCCGGCAGGACGAGGTGGGCACGCCCGTCTGCGTCACCGTGGACCACGAGACGCTGGAACAGGCGGAGTACGACGACGCGACCGTCACCCTGCGCGACCGCGACACGACCGCGCAGGCGCGCGTCCGCGCCGCCGACCTCCCGGCGCTGCTGACGGAACTGCGCGCAGGCACCGACTTCGCCGCCCTCTCGGAGCGCGAGGACGTCCACCCGCTCTGA
- a CDS encoding CBS domain-containing protein, whose amino-acid sequence MNAADAMTPRESLVTAVVPGSREDVLDRLQDNEFSSIPVVNAENGEFRGLVSRERLIEEPDEDQLALLVEEVESVSADTPLSEVAALIRETGQRRVPVVNDDLEGIVTITDVVRAMANGEVAADAEAGELMATDVNAVYRETPLTVAERELAYADEAYGVVLDAEGRPEGMLTEVDILDVARIVEGEESTGDAIADEDDDWKWEGIKATGSRYLPTRNVEIPAEPVAGFMTDSLVTVSRSKSATEIAQLFITEDIEQVPVMNGDELVGVVRDTDLLEAL is encoded by the coding sequence ATGAACGCCGCAGACGCCATGACGCCCCGCGAGTCGCTCGTGACGGCCGTCGTCCCCGGCTCGCGCGAGGACGTACTCGACCGCCTGCAGGACAACGAGTTCTCGTCGATTCCCGTCGTCAACGCCGAGAACGGCGAGTTCCGCGGCCTCGTCTCCCGCGAGCGGCTCATCGAGGAGCCCGACGAGGACCAGCTGGCCCTGCTCGTCGAGGAGGTCGAGTCCGTGAGCGCCGACACCCCGCTGTCGGAGGTCGCCGCGCTCATCCGCGAGACGGGCCAGCGGCGCGTTCCCGTCGTGAACGACGACCTCGAGGGCATCGTCACCATCACCGACGTGGTGCGCGCGATGGCGAACGGCGAGGTGGCCGCCGACGCCGAGGCCGGCGAGCTGATGGCGACCGACGTCAACGCCGTCTACCGCGAGACGCCGCTCACCGTCGCCGAGCGCGAACTCGCCTACGCCGACGAGGCGTACGGCGTCGTCCTCGACGCCGAGGGCCGTCCCGAGGGGATGCTCACCGAGGTGGACATCCTCGACGTGGCCCGCATCGTCGAGGGCGAGGAATCGACCGGCGACGCCATCGCCGACGAGGACGACGACTGGAAGTGGGAGGGAATCAAGGCGACCGGCTCGCGGTACCTCCCGACCCGGAACGTCGAGATACCCGCCGAGCCGGTCGCGGGGTTCATGACCGACTCGCTCGTCACCGTCTCGCGCTCGAAGTCCGCCACCGAGATCGCCCAGCTGTTCATCACCGAGGACATCGAGCAGGTGCCCGTGATGAACGGCGACGAACTCGTCGGCGTCGTGCGGGACACGGACCTGCTGGAGGCGCTATGA
- a CDS encoding DUF7556 family protein produces MAPDSAVTGSATEHGEVMASVDDGALLVADVSRDDAWLSMPREQAPVLAEHC; encoded by the coding sequence ATGGCTCCGGACTCAGCGGTCACCGGAAGCGCGACCGAACACGGGGAGGTCATGGCGTCCGTCGACGACGGCGCGCTCCTCGTCGCCGATGTCTCGCGGGACGACGCCTGGCTCTCGATGCCGCGGGAGCAGGCACCGGTCCTCGCGGAGCACTGCTGA
- the cgi121 gene encoding KEOPS complex subunit Cgi121, translating to MELVEGTVTVGGERFPDTDAFVDALGAVGDEHGVTVQAFDARLVVSARHLGRALELADRERARGDGIARDRAVEVLLYAAGRRQIRRALAMGVGEGETPAVVLVAAAPDGSGDEAAAAAAVGDLLASRPTLGEYDPERVRDFFGIGERELAATDATLADLVLERVALLVVER from the coding sequence ATGGAACTCGTCGAGGGCACGGTGACGGTCGGGGGCGAGCGGTTCCCGGACACGGACGCGTTCGTCGACGCGCTCGGCGCGGTGGGCGACGAACACGGCGTCACGGTCCAGGCGTTCGACGCCCGCCTCGTCGTCTCGGCGCGCCACCTCGGGCGGGCGCTCGAACTCGCGGACCGCGAGCGCGCCCGCGGCGACGGCATCGCCCGCGACCGGGCCGTCGAGGTGCTGCTGTACGCGGCCGGCCGGCGACAGATACGCCGCGCGCTGGCGATGGGGGTCGGCGAGGGGGAGACCCCGGCCGTCGTCCTCGTCGCGGCCGCGCCGGACGGGTCGGGCGACGAGGCGGCCGCCGCCGCGGCGGTGGGCGACCTGCTCGCCTCGAGGCCGACGCTGGGCGAGTACGACCCCGAACGCGTCCGCGACTTCTTCGGCATCGGGGAGCGGGAACTGGCCGCGACGGACGCGACGCTCGCGGACCTCGTGCTCGAACGGGTCGCGCTGCTGGTCGTGGAGCGGTAG
- a CDS encoding ATP-dependent DNA helicase yields the protein MDVSDVPAVPEWLPDHLRADGIDSLYPPQAAAVEAGVTEGDSLVASIPTASGKTLIATLAMLAAARNGGKALYIVPLRALASEKKAEFEQFEQYGVSVGVSTGNYDSDGEWLAEKDIVVATSEKVDSLVRNGAPWLDRLDCVVADEVHLVDDPNRGPTLEVTLAKLRSRNPALQVVALSATIGNAGELAEWLDAELVDSSWRPIDLRKGVHYGQALHFDDGTQEELRVQSSEKPTAAIVRDTLRDTTEDGEVVEEGGSALVFVNSRRNAEAAARRLANVTSGELDGDELAALDEIAEEIRGVSDAETSDDLADAVAKGAAFHHAGLAPRHRELVEDAFRDRLVKCVCATPTLAAGVNTPSRRVVVRDWRRYSGDAGGMKPLSVLEVHQMMGRAGRPGMDPYGEAVLLANSHDELDELFERYVWADPEPVRSKLAAEPAMRTHLLATIASGFADSRDSLREFLEGTLYAAQTDEQGRLDRVMDDMLAYLRVNDFIEETDSGRLQATALGHTVSRLYLDPMSAATIIDGLRDADDPSALGLYHLVCRTPDMYQLYLRSGEREEFTMEAYEREGELPGDTPSEFEESRFDDWLSALKTAMLLEDWASETDEDRITDRYGVGPGDIRGKVDTAEWLLGAAESLAGELGLGSAVGVREAKKRVQYGVREELIDLAGVRNVGRKRARRLFEAGVETRSELRNAEKPVVLAALKGRRRTAETVLENAGHRDPDMDGVTPDPDAAPADDEEGMATPATGDDEDQASLGDF from the coding sequence ATGGACGTCTCCGACGTGCCCGCGGTGCCGGAGTGGCTCCCCGACCACCTCCGGGCCGACGGCATCGACTCGCTGTACCCGCCGCAGGCCGCGGCGGTCGAGGCCGGCGTCACCGAGGGGGACTCGCTCGTCGCCTCCATCCCGACGGCGTCGGGGAAGACCCTCATCGCGACGCTGGCCATGCTGGCGGCCGCCCGCAACGGCGGCAAGGCGCTGTACATCGTCCCGCTTCGCGCGCTCGCCTCCGAGAAGAAGGCCGAGTTCGAGCAGTTCGAGCAGTACGGCGTCTCCGTCGGCGTCTCGACGGGCAACTACGACTCCGACGGGGAGTGGCTCGCCGAGAAGGACATCGTCGTCGCCACCTCCGAGAAGGTGGACTCGCTCGTGCGCAACGGCGCGCCGTGGCTCGACCGCCTCGACTGCGTCGTCGCCGACGAGGTCCACCTCGTGGACGACCCGAACCGCGGCCCCACCCTCGAAGTGACGCTCGCGAAACTCCGGTCGCGCAACCCCGCCCTGCAGGTCGTCGCGCTCTCCGCGACCATCGGCAACGCCGGCGAACTCGCCGAGTGGCTCGACGCCGAACTCGTGGACTCCTCGTGGCGACCCATCGACCTCCGGAAGGGGGTCCACTACGGGCAGGCGCTCCACTTCGACGACGGGACGCAGGAGGAACTGCGGGTGCAGTCCTCGGAGAAGCCGACCGCCGCCATCGTCCGCGACACGCTCCGCGACACGACGGAGGACGGCGAGGTGGTCGAGGAGGGCGGCTCCGCGCTCGTCTTCGTCAACTCCCGGCGCAACGCCGAGGCCGCGGCCCGGCGGCTGGCGAACGTCACCTCGGGGGAACTCGACGGCGACGAACTCGCCGCCCTGGACGAGATAGCCGAGGAGATACGCGGCGTCTCCGACGCCGAGACGAGCGACGACCTCGCCGACGCCGTGGCGAAGGGCGCGGCCTTCCACCACGCCGGCCTCGCGCCGCGCCACCGCGAACTCGTGGAGGACGCCTTCCGCGACCGCCTGGTGAAGTGCGTCTGCGCGACGCCGACGCTCGCGGCCGGCGTGAACACCCCCTCGCGGCGGGTGGTCGTGCGCGACTGGCGGCGCTACTCGGGGGACGCGGGCGGGATGAAGCCGCTCTCGGTCCTGGAAGTCCACCAGATGATGGGCCGGGCCGGCCGACCGGGGATGGACCCCTACGGCGAGGCCGTCCTGCTCGCGAACAGCCACGACGAACTGGACGAACTGTTCGAGCGGTACGTGTGGGCCGACCCGGAGCCGGTTCGCTCGAAACTGGCCGCGGAGCCGGCGATGCGGACCCACCTGCTCGCCACCATCGCGTCGGGCTTCGCCGACTCGCGCGACTCCCTCCGGGAGTTCCTCGAAGGGACGCTGTACGCCGCCCAGACCGACGAACAGGGCCGGCTCGACCGGGTGATGGACGACATGCTCGCGTACCTGCGCGTGAACGACTTCATCGAGGAGACCGATTCTGGGCGCCTTCAGGCTACCGCCCTCGGCCACACCGTCTCGCGACTCTACCTCGACCCGATGAGCGCGGCGACGATAATCGACGGCCTGCGCGACGCCGACGACCCCTCCGCGCTCGGCCTCTACCACCTCGTCTGCCGCACGCCCGACATGTACCAGCTCTACCTCCGGTCGGGGGAGCGCGAGGAGTTCACGATGGAGGCGTACGAGCGCGAGGGCGAACTGCCCGGCGACACCCCCTCGGAGTTCGAGGAGTCGCGGTTCGACGACTGGCTCTCGGCGCTCAAGACCGCGATGCTGCTGGAGGACTGGGCCTCGGAGACGGACGAGGACCGCATCACCGACCGCTACGGCGTCGGCCCGGGCGACATCCGCGGGAAGGTGGACACGGCGGAGTGGCTCCTCGGCGCGGCGGAGTCGCTCGCGGGCGAACTCGGCCTCGGCAGCGCCGTCGGGGTCCGCGAGGCGAAGAAGCGCGTCCAGTACGGCGTCCGGGAGGAACTCATCGACCTCGCGGGCGTGCGCAACGTCGGGCGCAAGCGCGCACGCCGGCTGTTCGAGGCGGGCGTCGAGACGCGCTCGGAACTGCGCAACGCCGAGAAGCCGGTCGTCCTCGCGGCGCTGAAGGGGCGCCGGCGCACGGCCGAGACGGTACTCGAAAACGCCGGCCACCGGGACCCGGACATGGACGGCGTGACGCCGGACCCCGACGCCGCGCCCGCGGACGACGAGGAGGGGATGGCGACGCCCGCGACGGGCGACGACGAGGACCAGGCGAGTCTGGGTGACTTCTGA
- a CDS encoding ferredoxin — translation MRIEYDRDTCIGMFQCVAEWDAFERDETAGKAVLSGSEEVEADWGDDVRVREVAEGEELDAKFAARSCPVDAIRVYDGDERVV, via the coding sequence ATGCGCATCGAGTACGACCGCGACACCTGCATCGGGATGTTCCAGTGCGTCGCGGAGTGGGACGCGTTCGAGCGGGACGAGACGGCCGGCAAGGCCGTGCTGTCGGGGAGCGAGGAGGTCGAGGCCGACTGGGGCGACGACGTGAGGGTCCGCGAGGTCGCGGAGGGGGAGGAACTGGACGCGAAGTTCGCGGCGCGGTCGTGTCCGGTCGACGCCATCCGGGTGTACGACGGCGACGAGCGCGTCGTCTGA
- the mdh gene encoding malate dehydrogenase produces MAKVSIIGAAGTVGAAAGYNLALRDVVDELVFVDIPDMEEKTVGQAADTNHGIAYDSNTVVRQGDYSATEGSDVVVITAGIPRKEGQTRIDLAGDNAPIMEDIGASIAEYNDDFVSVTTSNPVDLLNRHLYEAGDRDRHKVVGFGGRLDSARFRYVLSERFDVPVKNVEATILGEHGDAQVPVFSKVRVDGRDPEFSPDEREEILGDLQESAMDVISRKGATQWGPATGVAHMVEAILNDTGAVLPGSLALDGEFGYEDTAFGVPVKLGSNGVEEVVEWELDDYERELMDEAAEKLSEQYDEIA; encoded by the coding sequence ATGGCTAAGGTTAGCATCATCGGCGCCGCCGGCACCGTCGGGGCCGCCGCTGGCTACAACCTCGCGCTCCGCGACGTCGTCGACGAACTCGTCTTCGTGGACATCCCGGACATGGAGGAGAAGACCGTCGGGCAGGCGGCGGACACGAACCACGGCATCGCCTACGACTCCAACACCGTCGTCCGACAGGGCGACTACTCGGCCACCGAGGGCTCCGACGTGGTCGTCATCACCGCGGGCATCCCGCGCAAGGAGGGCCAGACGCGCATCGATCTCGCGGGCGACAACGCGCCCATCATGGAGGACATCGGCGCCTCCATCGCCGAGTACAACGACGACTTCGTCTCGGTGACGACCTCGAACCCGGTGGACCTGCTCAACCGCCACCTGTACGAGGCCGGCGACCGCGACCGCCACAAGGTGGTCGGCTTCGGCGGCCGCCTCGACTCCGCGCGGTTCCGCTACGTCCTCTCCGAGCGGTTCGACGTCCCCGTGAAGAACGTCGAGGCGACGATTCTGGGCGAGCACGGCGACGCGCAGGTCCCGGTCTTCTCGAAGGTCCGCGTCGACGGTCGCGACCCCGAGTTCTCGCCCGACGAGCGCGAGGAGATACTCGGCGACCTCCAGGAGTCCGCGATGGACGTCATCTCCCGGAAGGGCGCGACCCAGTGGGGGCCGGCGACCGGCGTCGCCCACATGGTCGAGGCCATCCTGAACGACACGGGCGCGGTGCTGCCCGGGTCGCTGGCGCTCGACGGCGAGTTCGGCTACGAGGACACCGCCTTCGGCGTCCCCGTCAAGCTCGGCTCGAACGGCGTCGAGGAGGTCGTGGAGTGGGAACTCGACGACTACGAGCGCGAACTGATGGACGAGGCGGCCGAGAAGCTCTCCGAGCAGTACGACGAGATCGCGTAA